TAATTGATTATCAATACTTAAAGATAGTAAAACCCTTTAAAACTGACAAATGTTAAACACAGAAAAAACCGCCTCAGTATTGAGACGGCTTCTTTTTGTTTTGCCGTAATATAATCCTCCCAAAAACATCGTTGCAAAACATTCTTTTATTTTTGCTAATGTTTTACGATCTAATTAACGATAGCGAGTATGTTCTTTATTCTTGGAGAATCGGTTAACGATCGGTTTGAAAAAGGATTTATACTTTTCAACGTCAAACAGCTGGGAATCGGTTAAGGCTTTATAGGTAAGCCAAATACCAAATGGTAATAGAATTAAATTGGGGAGCCAGGCAGCAAGATAAGGATCCATATTTCCTGCCCAAGCAATATTTTCTGCAGATAAATTAAGAACGTAAAAGAGGATGAAGACCGCGATTGCGATCACCACCGGCAAGCCTAAACCACCTTTTCTAATGATAGAGCCTAAACTTGAACCAATCAAAAAGAAAATAATACACGTAATGGAGAACGACGCGATCCTTTGCTGATGCATGACCACTCTTGCAAAATAACCGTGCATATCTTTTAATTGCGAATCTTTAGCTTTCGTAGATTCTTTTACACTTTCAATTTTATTGTAAGCGGAATAAAGAATCTCCTGCTTCTTTTTCAATTTTACAGTATCGATTTGCGCAGGCGCTGAAATTTTAACTTTTGGTTTTGTCTTATCAATATAATTTACATAACTGTTGGTTTGACTCACCAATTCGTAGGTTAAATTATTTAAAGTGCCTTCATTGCTTTTTTTGGCTTCTTTAATCGTATTGTTAAGTTGTACGATATTCTGAAATGAATAGTCATCGGTAATCTTTTCTGCTTCCAAAGCTTTATCTATAATTTCAGAAATATTAAAGTGGGAAACCAAAGTGTCAAATTTAATAGCCTGATCCGGTTGTTTCATGCGTTGGTTGTAGTCAACACCATTTAATTGATCTTCATAAATGTGACCATCAAATAATACGAGTTTCAAATAATTGGGATTATCTGCCGGTACAAATTTGCCTTTTTCTGCAACGATGGATTGTTGATCTTCAAAGGAAGTAGCCATTTTACGAATGAAAACTCCGGTAAGATTTTCACCGTTTTCACCCGATATTTTGTCAAATTTTACGCTGTAGCCAGGAATTTGTTGAATAAATTGACCTGGTGTAAAATTTAACGCAGGTTTTGTTGCGGCAATATTATAAAGCATATTCTTTGCTTTTCGCTGAAAATCGGGCACAACATTATTGGAAAAAAAGAATAAAAAAGTCGAGAAGAGGAGGGTGGTGAAAAATAAAGGCAACATAATTCGAGTCAGAGAAATCCCTGCAGCCTTCATGGCAGCCAACTCATATCGTTCCCCGAAATCACCAAATGTCATAATCGCTGAAAGTAAAATCGTAAGTGGTAAAACCAGCTGAACCACAATAGCAGAGAGGTAGGAAAGTAATCTCAAAATTTCCCAGTAACTCAAACCTTTTCCTGTAAACTGCGCCAATCGTATCCAGATAATGTTCACCACAAATATGAAAAACAATACACTGAAGATGAACATAAACGGACCGAAAAAAGTTTTTATGACGTAACCGTCGAGTTTTTTAATCATGGTTCAAATTTACCAAAAAAGCCACAAAAGAACTTTTTCCTTTGTGACTTTTTTTATAATGACTTATTTATTGCTACAGTTCGGTAACAAAATAATTTTTGTATTGATCTTTATCAAAGTTAAACATGGTGTTGCTTAACTTTTGATTTTCTCTATAATCACTGATTGCGATTACGGAAACGCTGTTATCTTTTGAGAATTGTTCAATCTTCACTAACTTCTTTTTAGCATCGTTTATAAAGATATTCACTTCCTTAATTCCATTATTTGTAGTTGGCGTCAATTTAATGTAGTCAGAATTTACTCCATTTACATTAAGTTTTCCAATATATTTTACATTATATCCTTTTTTATATTCTTCAATATAGTTGAGGGGAGAGAACATCTGCTCGCTTCCTGTTGGTTTTGCAACGGTAATTTCCTGATCTTCTGCAGAGATATTGTAAATTTTACTTCCATCATAGATCTGTTCAATGCCCATGATTTTTAACTTATATTTATCTTTTGCAGAATAGAAGATACCTGGTTCTGTCTTGGTCACTTTTTTACCGGTTCCCGTTCCGTAAACAAATTTAAAGTAAACGTTATTTTTACTCTTATAATTTGTAGCAACCGCATCCAGAATATTTTTTGCTTTGGCATCAATTTTCTGAGCAGAAAAACTTGCTGTTGTTGCAACAACTAAAATTCCAACGGATAATTTTTTAAATATATTTTTCATTCTTTCTTTATTTTTTGGATGAATAATTGACTTTAAAGTTAAACTAATGTTTAAGATTTTTCAATTACTTTCGCAATTCTTCCAAAAACTGTTCCAAAGAATTTAAATCAGAAATCTGTACTTCTCTTGCTTTCGCACCATTAAATCCACCCACAATTCCGCTGGCCTCCAACTGATCCATGATACGGCCGGCTCTGTTATATCCTAATTTCAACTGTCGTTGCAGCATCGATGTAGAGCCTTGCTGCGTAGAAACGATAATTCTTGCTGCATCTTCAAATAATACATCTTTTTCATTAGGATCAAAGGCCCCCACTGTAGAAGTGGTTTCCTCGCCCGAATATTCCGGCAACATAAACGCACTCGCATATCCCTTTTGTTCTCCAATAAATTCGGCTATTTTTTCAACTTCCGGTGTATCAACGAAAGCACACTGCAAACGCATAATTTCATTTCCGTTGAAATACAGCATATCTCCTTTACCAATTAATTGATCAGCACCCGGAGAATCTAAAATGGTACGCGAATCTACACTTGAAATAACACGGAACGCCGCTCTTGCAGGGAAATTGGCTTTAATCATTCCCGTAATGACGTTAACGGATGGTCTTTGAGTTGCCACGATCAAGTGAATTCCAACCGCTCTGGCCAACTGTGCCAATCTGGCGATAGGAAGTTCTACCTCTTTTCCGGCGGTCATGATTAAATCGGCAAACTCATCAACAACGAGAACAATGTAAGGTAAATAACGATGTCCGTTTTCAGGATTCAATTTACGTTCAGAGAATTTTTTATTATACTCCTTAATATTTTTACAGAAAGCATTTTTTAGCAGGTCGTAACGCTGATCCATCTCGATACAAAGGGAATTCAATGTATTGATTACTTTGTGAGTATCGGTAATAATGGCATCTTCGCCATCTGGAAGTTTTGCTAAATAATGTCTTTCGATTTTTGAATAAAGTGAAAGTTCTACTTTTTTCGGATCAACCATGACAAATTTTAACTCGCTTGGATGTTTCTTATAAAGTAGAGAAGTTAAAATGGCATTGATCCCAACTGATTTACCCTGACCTGTAGCTCCCGCCATAAGTAAATGCGGCATTTTTGCTAAATCGGCCATGAAGATCTCATTGGAAATTGTTTTACCGAAAACAACTGGTAGATCCATGTCAGAATTCTGAAATTTCTGAGAAGCGATCACACTTCTCATTGAAACCATAGATGGATTTTTACGGGGAACTTCAATTCCAATCGTTCCTTTTCCCGGCATCGGAGCAATAATTCTAATTCCTAAAGCCGAAAGATTTAAAGCGATATCATCTTGTAATTTCTTAATAGAAGCAACCCGAATTCCTGCCTCCGGAACGATTTCGTATAATGTCACAGTAGGTCCGATGGTTGCTTTAATTTCGGAGATTCCGACATTAAAGTTTTTAAGTAAACCAACGATTTTATTTTTGTTTTCTTCTAACTCTTCTTTATTTACAGAGATTTCTTCGTTTCCATAATCGCGCAATAAATCGAGTGTTGGCATTTGAAATTTAGCCAAATCCAGCTTATGATCATAAAAACCGTGTTTATCAACCAGTTCCTGTGAAGCTCTATCACTTTCATCAACGATATCTACTGTTTTAGCAACTTCTACCTTAAAGTTAATATCATCTGTTTTAGGGGCAATATCTACGATTGGTACGGACGGAGTCGGACTTAAGGTCACCGAATTATTTTCTGCACTTTCATAAAAGGAAGTCTGATTTGGCGTTACGATGGTTTCAAGATCCTGATTAATCGGAATATCCGGTAATCCTGTAACTGGATCTTTTGTCACTTTCTTTGATAGAGGAGCACTTTCGCTCACCGTAATTTTTTCTTCTTCTGAATCTGCTATTTCTTCTAACTCTTCATCAGCCTCGAAACTTTTTTCGGAACGTGGCATCATCCCTTTTACTTTTCCAACCGTGTTATCATTAAGATTATTCAGCTTTGTTTTAATATTGGTTGGATTCAGATTAAATTCCAAAATAAAATAAAGAGCAATACTGACCACGATCACAAGCCACAAACCTGCAGTCCCAATAATGGAGTTAAGAAAATCCATTATTTGATAACCGTAAACTCCACTTAGAACACCTTCACCTTTAGTTACAGCGCCCATAAATATTGGAAGCCAGCAAATAAAGAACAAGGAGTGACCCACGGTTTTCCAGGGTTTGAAATAATTTTTCTTAAGAATAATTAATCCCACTACAAAAAATAGAAAAGCCACAATAAATGCCGCAATACCAATGCTGTCAAAAATAAAAATATTGCCCAGCCAATCACCAATCTTTCCAAAAATATTGGATGATTGAATCTCTTTGTCAAGCATGGTGCCAGCCTGACTTTGATCTGCTTTCCAGTTCATTAAATAAGAAACGAAAGAAAGGGCACTTACCACCGAAATCAAAAGAAATAAAATTCCGAAAAATATACGTGGTTTAGAAAGGGTTTTATTTTGCTCAGCCGTTTTTGCAGGACTTTTTTTAATGTCTTTTTCCATAATATTAATGAGGGCAAATTTAATAATAAAATTTAAGTAATTTTTCTGAATTAAAGAGAATTTATATTGTTTTTAAGAAGAAATATTTAGATAAAGAATTTGCCCTTATTTCAAAAAAAATAGGGCAGTGAATTTTATCCTTAATTTCTAAGTTATCCTGTTTATTTAAAATAAAAGATTTCTTTTATCAGTACGGAATATTATTTGTTGATTTCTTATCACAATTTCAAAAAATTATAAATTATGGAAAATCAAAATGATAAAATCACAGAAAAAGAAAGTAGAATTATAGATAATTCAGAGGTTAAGGATCGTGTGCTAAGAGATGAATCAGATAAAGATGGGGAACAGATTATTAATGACAGACCCATTGATGCAGAAAATGCAGTACCACCGGATGCCTGGAAAAATCAACAAAAATCCTATCAAGATGCCTGGGAGAATAATAAAAATCAGGCTCTGGAAGACGACATGTAACCTATTTTATAAATAAAAGTTCCGCTGTAATGCGGAATTTTTTGATTTAAGTTAATCTTTTTCAAATATTTTAACAGGCTTTTTATCAATACCGATAGCGACTAAAGTGAAATCTCCGGAAACCGCCCTTTCTCTACTTTCACTATACATTTCTTCTACAAAAACCTGTACGTTGACTTTTAAACTGGAATTCCCTACATATTTTACTTTTCCAATCAGTTCAACCAAGGTATCGGCGGGAATCGGATTTTTAAAATCAATTCTGTCGCAACTCACAGTAACAAAAGATTTTCGGGCAAATCGTGTAGCAGTCATAAAAGCAACTTCATCCATCATTTCCATCACTGTTCCACCAAACATGGTATTATGATGATTCGTAATATTGGGAAATACTACTTTAAATACCCGGGTTTCGGACTCTTGAATTTTTTCTTCGTAATTCATTTTTTAAATTATTAAAAGGATTAATAAGGGAAATGAACAGAAAGTAAACAATTAAGTTTAGAAATTTTTCTGCTTCAAATCGCGAAAGCACTTTAATTTCAAAGGAGGGATCTGACTTTCGGGAAACCCGAATCACAGTTGCGCGACAGTTCGTGATTCAAACACGATTCACCTTTACATTGAAATTTACGGGGCAAATATAGATTTTTTTTCTCTTCCAGAGTTTGATATTGTTTTTCATTAGCAAGGTGGAAATGGATCATTTGAAAATTTCAAAAATAATTCTTGGAATCATTTTTGACATCTTATTAAAACACTAAAATAACCTGTTGTGCATTTAGAAATTGAAAGGAAAAAAGATTGTCCATTTGATTAAAAAATCGTATATTTAATTGATTACCAAGTCATTTAAATACATGAACAATCTCATTCAAAACTACGAAATTATTTTAAAAGAATTGACAGCAACCTGTAAACATATTAAGTCAAATAAGCAGATCAGACTCCCGAAAATGTCTGACTTGGAACTTGTGGCACTTAATATTACCGCTGAATACATGTCCATTAACTCTGAATTACAGTTGTTTAGATGTATTTCGGGAACCGATTTGGATGGGAAGATCGAGAGGAGCGTCTACAATAAAAGAAGGAGGAGGCTTTTTCCATATATTGAAAAAATAAGGGAGACCTTAAGCGGTAAATTTTCTGATTTCAGCGATGTCTTCATTGTTGATTCAACACCGATTGAAATATGTAAATTCAGTCGTGCAAACCGTTCGGCAATTTGTTCCACAGATGATATCAAACCTTCGTTTGGATATTGTGCCGCGCAGAAGTCAAGGTATTTTGGCTATAAACTTCATGCGGTTTGTGACAAGAATGGAATCTTTCACTCTTTTGATTTCACCCCTGCAAATGTTCATGATGTAAATTACCTCAAGGATATTAAGGAAAACTTTAAAAACTGTTTATTGATCGGGGACAGAGGATATATCAGTAAAAAATTTCAAGTAGATTTATTCAACTATTCCAAGATAAATCTTTCGGTCCCGATGAGGAAAAACCAGCATGGTTTTGTAGAGTTTTCAAGGACAAAATCAAACATAAGGAAACGGATTGAAACCAATATATCGCAACTATGCGGCCAGTTTACAATAAACGTGAACTTTGCAAAAACCTTTCAAGGTTTGGCGACAAGGATAGTGTCGAAAATAACTTCTTTTACGATGATTCAATACCTCAATTTTTTCGTCTTCAAAAGAAGTTTGAATAAACTAAAAGTTAATTTGTGCTAAATGCACAACAGGTTAAAATATTATATTATGATACCAGAAGATAACAAACAGGAGCAGAATGAGAATTTAAAAGAAATGAATTACAATCCGGAAGAGGATATTTTCAATCAGGAAGAACATATTTCTTTGGATGGTGACGGAAATCCTATAGAACTTGGTGAAATGGAAGAAAATAGGTTGGGAGGCGATCTAGATGTTCCCGGTTCAAAAGCAGATGACGCCATGGAAGAGATTGGGTCTGAAGACGAAGAAAATAATTTTTACAGTTTAAGCGATAATCGGGATAATCACGAGGAAAGAAATGAAGATCTTCTCTCATAAATTAGTGTTAACACTTTTTAATCAGCATTTATTTTCAATAGTAAGAAGGAGGAGAATTTATTTTTCCTCTTTTTTTTGGTTTGTGTTTTTTTATTTGAATATCTTTAAAGCTTCGAAATCAAAAGCTTTTTCAAGGTTGTGAACCTTGATCAGTTTAATTCAAAATCTAAATATAGTCATGACTTTTCAAGAACAGATTCAACAAGGAATTCCACCCATTTTACCAGCCGCAAAACCTTTTGATCCCCAGATTAATCATGCTCCGAAAAGGAAAGAAATCTTATCTGAGGAAGAGAAAAAATTAGCTCTAAAAAATGCTTTACGTTATTTCGATCCGAAATTCCATGCAGAATTGCTACCGGAATTTAGAAAAGAATTAGAAGATTACGGACGAATTTATATGTATAGGTTCCGTCCGGATTATGAGATGAAAGCGCGTAATATAGAGGAATATCCAGGGAAATCTCAGCAGGCAAAATCGATCATGCTCATGATTCAAAATAATCTGGATTATGCAGTTGCACAACATCCTCATGAATTAATTACATATGGTGGAAACGGCGCGGTTTTTCAAAACTGGGCGCAGTATCTTTTGACTATGAAATATTTGTCGGAAATGACAGACGAACAGACTTTGACCATGTATTCCGGTCATCCGATGGGATTGTTTCCGAGCCACAAAGACGCACCAAGAGTAGTGGTGACGAATGGAATGGTAATCCCAAATTATTCAAAACCGGATGATTGGGAAAAATTTAATGCGTTGGGAGTTTCACAATACGGACAAATGACGGCGGGAAGTTATATGTATATCGGTCCACAGGGAATTGTGCATGGAACGACAATCACGGTTTTAAATGCTTTTAGAAAAATTAAAAAAGAGCCGAAAGGCGGTTTGTTTCTTACTTCTGGATTAGGTGGAATGTCCGGGGCTCAACCAAAAGCAGGTAATATTGCCGGGTGTATCACTGTTTGCGCAGAAGTAAATCCTAAAATCACCAAAATTCGTCATGATCAAAAATGGATTGATGAAATTCACGGAAATTTAGATGAGTTAGTAAAAAGAGTGAAAAAAGCGCAGGAAAATAAAGAAACTGTTTCGCTGGCTTATCTCGGAAATGTAGTAGAAGTTTGGGAGAAATTTGACAAAGAAAATTTACATATCGATATTGGTTCTGATCAAACGTCACTCCATAATCCTTGGGCAGGAGGATATTATCCAGTCGGAATTCCTTTTGAAGAAGCCAACAAAATGATGGCTGAAAATCCGGATCTATTTAAAGAAAAAGTGCAGGAAAGTTTGGGTAGACATGCCGCCGCTATTAATAAACATACCCAAAAAGGAACCTATTTCTTTGATTATGGAAATGCATTTTTACTCGAAGCAAGCAGGGCTGGAGCTGATGTAATGTCAGAACAACCCACTTTGGGAAGAGAATTTAAATATCCAAGTTATGTACAGGATATTATGGGTCCCATGTGTTTTGATTTTGGTTTTGGACCATTCCGGTGGGTTTGTGCAAGTGGTAAGCCCGAAGATCTTCAGAAAACTGATGACATTGCCTGTGCGGTTCTGGAAGAGATCATGAAAAATTCACCAAACGAAATTCAGCAGCAGATGCAGGATAATATAAGCTGGATCAAGGGAGCGCAACAAAATAAATTAGTGGTTGGTTCACAAGCAAGAATCCTATATGCCGATGCAGAAGGCAGGATGAAAATTGCGGAGGCTTTTAACAAAGCCATTAAAAATGGAGAAATTGGACCAGTGGTTTTAGGTAGAGATCATCACGATGTTTCCGGAACAGATTCTCCTTACCGCGAAACTTCTAATATATATGACGGATCCCGTTTTACAGCAGATATGGCCATTCACAATGTGATTGGTGACAGTTTTCGTGGTGCAACTTGGGTCTCCATTCACAATGGAGGAGGCGTCGGTTGGGGCGAAGTGATTAATGGAGGTTTCGGAATGTTGCTCGATGGTTCAGAAGATGCGGATAGACGGTTAAAATCGATGCTCTTCTGGGATGTTAATAATGGAATTTCACGTAGAAGTTGGGCGAGAAATGAAGGGGCAATTTTTGCTATTAAAAGAGCCATGGAGATCGAGCCTAATTTGAAAGTTACATTACCTAACTTAGTTGATGAGAATTTATTGTGAAAGATTAAACGCTGATTAGTGTTTTTAAAAGAATATCTATTTCTATAAACCCTGCCTTAGCCGCAGGGTTTCGTATTTAATATATGTTTATATATAGGATATAGATTTTACAAATGACAATTTTAATAATAAAAAATACCATTTTACCGTATGTAGTATTTTATTTGACAATATTTGAATGACATTAAATACTATCAATATGAAAAACTTAATTAAAATTTTAGCCGTTTTTTTTGCAGTCAGCTTTATAGGTGTGAGTTGCAGCAATAACAATGACGAACCAGTAATGAGTCAAACCATTTATGCGATTGCCTCACGAGACTCTGATTTATCTTCTTTGAAAGCAGCCATTGACAAAGCAGATTTGGCGGCAACTTTAGATGCTTCTGTCGGAACTTACACCGTATTTGCACCATCAAATGCGGCATTTAACACTTTCTTACAAGCAAATGGTTTTGCTTCTTTAAATGATGTTCCTGTAGCAGCACTAAAACAAATTTTATTAAATCATGTACTTGCCACAAGAGTTACATCGGGTGACATTGCCACAGGGTATGTTTCAACTTTAGCAAAAGGTGCAGCATCATCTACAAGAAATTTAAGTATGTTTATTAACAATGCTTCCGGAGTTAAAATTAACGGGATTTCAAATGTTACGAAAGCTGATATTATGGCGACCAACGGCGTCATCCACAAAGTAGACGCAGTAATTGGATTACTAACGATCGTTACTCATGCTTTGGCAAATCCAAATTTCACTTCACTTGTAGCGGCTTTAACCAGAAATGATATGCCGGATTTTGTAGGGATTTTGGGAGGAACAGCTAGTTCACCATTTACGGTGTTTGCACCTACGAATGCTGCTTTCACTTCATTACTCGGAGAACTTGGTTTACCTAATTTAGCTGCAGTGCCAACCGCAACTTTAGAAAATGTTCTTAAATATCACGTTGTAGCAGGTGCTAGTGTAGCTTCTACTGATTTAGTGAATAATATGAGTGTAACAACTTTCCAAGGAGGAATGTCTACAATCACAACCACAGGTGGTGCAAAAATCACGGATGCCAATAACCGAGTTTCAAACATTATATTAACAGATGTACAATGCAGTAACGGTATTGTTCATGCTATAGACCGAGTTCTTTTACCATAGTTAGTTTTTATTTTTATGTTTATAAGCGTCCCAATTGGGACGCTTATTGTAGTTTTGCAAAAATGTAATTTTATGAAATTTAAAATAGCTTCTTTTTTTATTCTATTTTCTATTCTCCTCTCAGCTCAATCCGGTAGCGTTAACGTAAATGTCTACGATCAATTTACCAAAAAACCACTTTCGGCCACCATCAACATTGAGAAAAACTCAGAGGAATTTTTTGGAAATGGAAATGTTTTAATCGCTGATTTACCGTCCGGGACTTACACTTTAAAAATTAACGCACAAGATTATGAAACCGGTTTTTTAACTGATATCGACATTATTCCAAACCAAAATCTTACATTTTCTATAGGTTTAAATAAAATTGCTAAAACGATTGATGAAGTCATTATCACCAAAAAACAATATAAGACGACTGCAGAAAGCCCACTTTCTTTAAGAAATATCACAAGTGAAGAAGTTCAGAAGAATGCCGGCTCGACTCGTGATGTTTCCAAAGCTATTTTAAGTTTTCCGGGCGTTGGAAGTACGGCAACTTTCAGAAACGATCTCTTTATCCGCGGCGGAAGTTCATCTGAAAATAAATTTTATATCGA
This DNA window, taken from Kaistella carnis, encodes the following:
- a CDS encoding LptF/LptG family permease, translating into MIKKLDGYVIKTFFGPFMFIFSVLFFIFVVNIIWIRLAQFTGKGLSYWEILRLLSYLSAIVVQLVLPLTILLSAIMTFGDFGERYELAAMKAAGISLTRIMLPLFFTTLLFSTFLFFFSNNVVPDFQRKAKNMLYNIAATKPALNFTPGQFIQQIPGYSVKFDKISGENGENLTGVFIRKMATSFEDQQSIVAEKGKFVPADNPNYLKLVLFDGHIYEDQLNGVDYNQRMKQPDQAIKFDTLVSHFNISEIIDKALEAEKITDDYSFQNIVQLNNTIKEAKKSNEGTLNNLTYELVSQTNSYVNYIDKTKPKVKISAPAQIDTVKLKKKQEILYSAYNKIESVKESTKAKDSQLKDMHGYFARVVMHQQRIASFSITCIIFFLIGSSLGSIIRKGGLGLPVVIAIAVFILFYVLNLSAENIAWAGNMDPYLAAWLPNLILLPFGIWLTYKALTDSQLFDVEKYKSFFKPIVNRFSKNKEHTRYR
- a CDS encoding LolA family protein, which gives rise to MKNIFKKLSVGILVVATTASFSAQKIDAKAKNILDAVATNYKSKNNVYFKFVYGTGTGKKVTKTEPGIFYSAKDKYKLKIMGIEQIYDGSKIYNISAEDQEITVAKPTGSEQMFSPLNYIEEYKKGYNVKYIGKLNVNGVNSDYIKLTPTTNNGIKEVNIFINDAKKKLVKIEQFSKDNSVSVIAISDYRENQKLSNTMFNFDKDQYKNYFVTEL
- a CDS encoding FtsK/SpoIIIE family DNA translocase; translation: MEKDIKKSPAKTAEQNKTLSKPRIFFGILFLLISVVSALSFVSYLMNWKADQSQAGTMLDKEIQSSNIFGKIGDWLGNIFIFDSIGIAAFIVAFLFFVVGLIILKKNYFKPWKTVGHSLFFICWLPIFMGAVTKGEGVLSGVYGYQIMDFLNSIIGTAGLWLVIVVSIALYFILEFNLNPTNIKTKLNNLNDNTVGKVKGMMPRSEKSFEADEELEEIADSEEEKITVSESAPLSKKVTKDPVTGLPDIPINQDLETIVTPNQTSFYESAENNSVTLSPTPSVPIVDIAPKTDDINFKVEVAKTVDIVDESDRASQELVDKHGFYDHKLDLAKFQMPTLDLLRDYGNEEISVNKEELEENKNKIVGLLKNFNVGISEIKATIGPTVTLYEIVPEAGIRVASIKKLQDDIALNLSALGIRIIAPMPGKGTIGIEVPRKNPSMVSMRSVIASQKFQNSDMDLPVVFGKTISNEIFMADLAKMPHLLMAGATGQGKSVGINAILTSLLYKKHPSELKFVMVDPKKVELSLYSKIERHYLAKLPDGEDAIITDTHKVINTLNSLCIEMDQRYDLLKNAFCKNIKEYNKKFSERKLNPENGHRYLPYIVLVVDEFADLIMTAGKEVELPIARLAQLARAVGIHLIVATQRPSVNVITGMIKANFPARAAFRVISSVDSRTILDSPGADQLIGKGDMLYFNGNEIMRLQCAFVDTPEVEKIAEFIGEQKGYASAFMLPEYSGEETTSTVGAFDPNEKDVLFEDAARIIVSTQQGSTSMLQRQLKLGYNRAGRIMDQLEASGIVGGFNGAKAREVQISDLNSLEQFLEELRK
- a CDS encoding acyl-CoA thioesterase, whose amino-acid sequence is MNYEEKIQESETRVFKVVFPNITNHHNTMFGGTVMEMMDEVAFMTATRFARKSFVTVSCDRIDFKNPIPADTLVELIGKVKYVGNSSLKVNVQVFVEEMYSESRERAVSGDFTLVAIGIDKKPVKIFEKD
- a CDS encoding IS982 family transposase, which translates into the protein MNNLIQNYEIILKELTATCKHIKSNKQIRLPKMSDLELVALNITAEYMSINSELQLFRCISGTDLDGKIERSVYNKRRRRLFPYIEKIRETLSGKFSDFSDVFIVDSTPIEICKFSRANRSAICSTDDIKPSFGYCAAQKSRYFGYKLHAVCDKNGIFHSFDFTPANVHDVNYLKDIKENFKNCLLIGDRGYISKKFQVDLFNYSKINLSVPMRKNQHGFVEFSRTKSNIRKRIETNISQLCGQFTINVNFAKTFQGLATRIVSKITSFTMIQYLNFFVFKRSLNKLKVNLC
- a CDS encoding urocanate hydratase, whose protein sequence is MTFQEQIQQGIPPILPAAKPFDPQINHAPKRKEILSEEEKKLALKNALRYFDPKFHAELLPEFRKELEDYGRIYMYRFRPDYEMKARNIEEYPGKSQQAKSIMLMIQNNLDYAVAQHPHELITYGGNGAVFQNWAQYLLTMKYLSEMTDEQTLTMYSGHPMGLFPSHKDAPRVVVTNGMVIPNYSKPDDWEKFNALGVSQYGQMTAGSYMYIGPQGIVHGTTITVLNAFRKIKKEPKGGLFLTSGLGGMSGAQPKAGNIAGCITVCAEVNPKITKIRHDQKWIDEIHGNLDELVKRVKKAQENKETVSLAYLGNVVEVWEKFDKENLHIDIGSDQTSLHNPWAGGYYPVGIPFEEANKMMAENPDLFKEKVQESLGRHAAAINKHTQKGTYFFDYGNAFLLEASRAGADVMSEQPTLGREFKYPSYVQDIMGPMCFDFGFGPFRWVCASGKPEDLQKTDDIACAVLEEIMKNSPNEIQQQMQDNISWIKGAQQNKLVVGSQARILYADAEGRMKIAEAFNKAIKNGEIGPVVLGRDHHDVSGTDSPYRETSNIYDGSRFTADMAIHNVIGDSFRGATWVSIHNGGGVGWGEVINGGFGMLLDGSEDADRRLKSMLFWDVNNGISRRSWARNEGAIFAIKRAMEIEPNLKVTLPNLVDENLL
- a CDS encoding fasciclin domain-containing protein, with the protein product MSQTIYAIASRDSDLSSLKAAIDKADLAATLDASVGTYTVFAPSNAAFNTFLQANGFASLNDVPVAALKQILLNHVLATRVTSGDIATGYVSTLAKGAASSTRNLSMFINNASGVKINGISNVTKADIMATNGVIHKVDAVIGLLTIVTHALANPNFTSLVAALTRNDMPDFVGILGGTASSPFTVFAPTNAAFTSLLGELGLPNLAAVPTATLENVLKYHVVAGASVASTDLVNNMSVTTFQGGMSTITTTGGAKITDANNRVSNIILTDVQCSNGIVHAIDRVLLP